One Littorina saxatilis isolate snail1 linkage group LG10, US_GU_Lsax_2.0, whole genome shotgun sequence DNA window includes the following coding sequences:
- the LOC138978427 gene encoding dentin sialophosphoprotein-like produces the protein MGYAVVLMPLRSSSHVLKPYLPFLSVQSNLTSRGGQAYSLTNGSTSRDHSNASSPHHDTDTKPLLLLTANTEGLHPMCSPSASQASSLQFIDEEPRKKRMMAGDDSEATRPLLASTDISANSLLLSPTSSTSGPALSLNGHATHNGGPASLSPNGHALRVGGNMPVNRGNGTAGKGREGPYQQVTDSPSPPHGGGGVLETAIEASPERWGSSSSNTEGNRRKSSAAAAAGKRGSRSSEADRRHSDGETQKGSSPSSSTAERRRSDEDESQTPADSGDGGNVQVPLIRFCGLTQSDSSLTSQEGGGGRSYQYGTQTEYTPPDLGYFSGTEYINGMNSPYQALQLLQSPLLLGSHHPAHSKPAPVDDDCDLSPTRTSPAPGDDIMDSASAVGEDNRGISRQNSLALSDNACKRLPPGCDNHISNVQSAADSGPDGKVLPVVGSKTVSTDPQNPVTNPSVSEGLHGDCQKLGHPNHNQDSQSKSEGGRSETGDTVCDNTLPKSENIPDSGKTQGGVLSKNGTVPSSSSSGNQTETPSHADMSDPNQPALSSNVTSSSVKNVPTHHSNQSYDHGSSQPNIANKSHDTQGDQSKVGEYKSRDKQGDQPQYRRKSTPSNTPETEVVMKRLFSFDGERTTFL, from the exons ATGGGGTACGCGGTCGTTCTGATGCCTTTAAGGTCATCATCACACGTTCTAAAACCATATCTCCCTTTCCTCTCTGTTCAGAGCAACTTGACTAGCCGGGGAGGCCAAGCCTACAGCCTGACCAATGGGTCAACCTCGCGTGACCACTCCAACGCCAGCTCGCCACATCACGACACCGACACCAAGCCCTTGCTGCTGCTGACCGCCAACACGGAGGGATTGCACCCCATGTGCTCCCCCTCCGCCTCTCAGGCGTCGTCGTTGCAGTTCATTGACGAGGAGCCCAGAAAGAAG AGGATGATGGCCGGGGATGACAGCGAGGCCACCAGGCCGCTCCTAGCCTCCACAGACATCTCCGCCAACAGCCTTCTTCTCAGCCCCACCTCCTCTACGTCGGGCCCCGCTCTCTCCCTCAACGGACACGCCACTCACAACGGTGGCCCCGCCTCCCTCAGTCCCAACGGACACGCCCTCCGTGTGGGCGGCAACATGCCGGTCAACAGAGGCAACGGAACGGCGGGGAAAGGGCGTGAGGGGCCCTACCAGCAGGTGACTGATTCCCCCAGCCCTCCCCATGGAGGAGGAGGGGTCTTGGAGACCGCTATAGAAGCTTCCCCTGAGAGGTggggcagcagcagcagcaacaccgAAGGAAACCGACGAAAATCTTCAGCAGCCGCTGCAGCGGGCAAAAGGGGCTCTCGCAGTTCCGAGGCTGATCGGAGACATTCAGACGGTGAGACTCAAAAGGGGTCATCGCCCTCGAGCTCCACAGCAGAGAGGAGGCGTTCGGATGAAGATGAGTCGCAGACACCAGCAGACAGCGGTGACGGTGGCAACGTTCAGGTCCCTCTCATCCGTTTCTGCGGTCTCACCCAGTCTGACTCCAGCCTGACCTCtcaggaggggggaggggggaggagctACCAGTACGGGACTCAGACGGAGTACACGCCTCCGGACCTGGGCTACTTCTCCGGCACGGAGTACATCAACGGGATGAACTCCCCCTACCAGGCCCTGCAGCTCCTGCAGAGTCCCCTCCTCCTGGGTTCTCACCACCCGGCGCACAGCAAACCTGCTCCTGTGGATGATGACTGTGACCTGTCCCCCACCAGGACCTCTCCTGCACCTGGGGATGACATCATGGACAGCGCTTCAGCTGTGGGTGAAGACAATCGTGGGATTTCCAGGCAGAATTCTCTGGCCTTGAGTGACAACGCTTGCAAACGACTTCCTCCAGGGTGTGACAACCACATTTCAAACGTACAGAGTGCGGCAGACTCAGGACCTGATGGGAAAGTTTTACCCGTTGTGGGATCTAAAACAGTGTCAACGGATCCTCAGAATCCTGTCACAAACCCCAGTGTGAGTGAGGGTCTACACGGTGACTGTCAAAAGCTCGGGCATCCGAATCACAATCAAGACTCACAGTCAAAGTCGGAAGGGGGCAGAAGTGAAACgggtgacactgtgtgtgataacactCTCCCCAAGAGTGAGAATATCCCAGACTCTGGAAAGACACAGGGGGGAGTTTTGAGCAAAAACGGCACAGTTCCTTCAAGTTCTTCGTCAGGTAATCAGACGGAAACACCCTCGCACGCTGACATGTCTGATCCAAACCAGCCTGCTCTTTCGAGTAATGTGACCTCCTCCTCGGTCAAAAATGTGCCCACACATCACTCGAATCAGTCATATGATCACGGCAGCAGCCAACCAAACATTGCAAACAAGTCACATGACACTCAAGGTGACCAATCAAAGGTGGGAGAATACAAGTCGAGAGACAAGCAAGGTGACCAGCCACAGTACAGACGCAAGTCTACTCCTTCCAATACTCCTGAAACTGAGGTTGTGATGAAAAGGTTGTTTTCCTTTGATGGGGAGCGAACCACTTTCCTTTAG